The following DNA comes from candidate division WOR-3 bacterium.
TTTTTAATCTTATTTGTTTGTAAATGTCCTATCATATGCCATTCTGGTTTATCAAAAATTTTTATCTTACCCTCAGCTTCTTGAACCCTATTTTCACCAAAAAGTCTTATTCCATGTTCAAAGGCAATTTTAATTCTTTCAATATCAATACCCTTTGTAGCACCCAAAATTTTAATTTTCTCTGGATTTTCAGATTCCTTGTAAATGATTTCCTTAATTTTTTCTATTCTTTCAGGTATTGTTAATTTTTCTAACTCTCTCAATAAATTCATAAACTTTTTCCCTTTCCTTTGTGAAAAGTGTCATTCCCCTGAAATTATCAAGAAAATTTCTTATAAAATAAGGGGACACAAATAAACCTTGAGTTATTTTTTCAACTCTTTTTATATTCTTTACATCAATTTCCCTTTTCCAGAAAATTTTCTGAATAATAAGCTTTTTATCATCTATTTTATATTTTATCGGAAAAAGAAAATCATTGATTGAAAATAAAAGTATAAGGATAGATAAAAGAGAAAAAAAGGAACCATAGGAAATAAAAATGAGAAATGAAACTAAAAGTATTAAAAAAATCACAAAAATTCCCTTTAATTTATTATCCTTTAAAAGCCAGACCTTCCATTCCATTAATAGTTTTAAAATTTTTCTCTTTTATATTTTTCAAGAACATTTAAAACATAATCAATATCATAATAGGTATGATCTGCATTTATCTGAAATCTTATAGTTTCATCCCCTCTTGGAACTATTGGATAGGTAAGACCTGTTGCTAAAATTCCATTTTCAATTAAATAATTAACAAGATCCCTTGTTTTCCATGTATCTCTTATTAAAAGAGGAACAATGGGATGGGAGCTTAAAATTGTCTCGTATCCAAGCTTTAAAAGGTTTTCCTTGAAATACTTTGTTAATTCTCTTAAGTATTCAAGCCTTTTTTTACCTTCCTTGCTATCAAGAAACTCAACAACTTTAAGAGCACAAGCTGCCTCAGCTGGTGTTATAGGATTTGAGTAAACATATGTTATAGCAACTTCCTTTAAGTAATTTATTATAACCTCATCAGATACAACATAACCACCATTTACTCCGAAAGCCTTACCAAGTGTTCCAATCAAAATATCGCATCTTGCACCTGTATATTCCTCAGTACCTCTTCCTGTATCCCCAAAAGCACCAACTCCATGAGAATCATCTACAACTACTATTATATTTTCCTCAAAATATTCATCATATTTATTTGAAATATCTTCTATTTCCTTTAAAGGTGCAAAATCACCTCTCATACTGAAAACTCCATCAGTAACAATAATAAGTCTCTTTGCCTTTCCGAGAACACCTTTAACTTTTTCCTCAAGATCCTTCATGTCAAGATGTTTATAAATAAGTTTATCTTTCGGTCTTGATAATCTAATAGCATTTATAATACAGTTATGATTTAGTTCATCACTCAAAACAATTGTATCAGCATTTATAAGAGCAGCAAGAACTCCAATAACCGTAACATAGGCTGCACTGTATATCATACAATCTTCTCTTTTATGGAATTCCGCAAGTTTTTTTTCAAGTAACCTGTGAGGTTCAAAAGTTCCACTTATAAATCTTACAGCACCAGGTCCAACACCAAATTTTCTTGCATTTTCCTCTTCTGTCTTTATTATATCTTCAAGAAGCGACATTCCAAGATATGAATTGGAATTCATCCTTATAAATTCCTTATTTCCAAAACCTTTCAAAAAATACCTTGGTCCTTTACCATTTTCCGGTTTTTTAATTCCTGTTATAATATATTCCTTTCCCTTTAATCTACCTTCTTCCTTGAGTTTTAAAAGTTCTTTTTTTAAAGATTCATTTAATCTACTTTTAGCCATTTTTATCCTCCTTTTAATTTAAATATAATTATAAGAAAAACTTATCTTAAAATTTATAGATGAACTATTTAATTTTATCAATAATTACACTTATTGCTTGGGGATTTTGGGGATTTTTTTCAAAATTTTCTACATATTATTACAGGTGGTATGAATACTTCATTTTCTCAAGTATTATGTCGCTTTTTTTCTCAACATTTCTTTTTTTCCTTTATAGAAAAGATTTGAACTTTAGACCAGAAGGATTAGTTTACCTTTTACTTGCACTATTCTCAGGAACAATAGGGACAGTATTTTTTTATCTCGCACTTACAAAAGGAAAAGCATCCATAATAGTCCCTTTAACATCACTTTATCCTGCTCTTACTCTTATACTTTCAAGAATATTTTTAAAAGAAGAATTAAGTCTACAAGGGTATATTGGCATAATACTTGCCATATTTGCTATTCTTCTATTATCTAAAAGTTCATAAATTAAGTTTCCTCATTAAAATTTTTAATAGAATTGTGGCATAGGAACCAGGAGGCAAAGAAAAAGAAAGTATAAGTTTTTCCTTATCATAATTAAAATTTAAATCCTCTGGATAAACCCATAACCTTCGAGTGTAACCCCTAAAGGAAAAATTTTCTAAAAAATCAGGAACTTTTAATGGATAACTTAAATTGTCCTTTTTTAATTCTCTAATTAAAATTTCTTCAAACTCAGGATGAGAAGGGATTCTCTCAGTTCCAGGAACAGGAAATATAGGTTCACTCAAAATATCTTTAACTTCCTGATTTATTGTTTCAGGGACAAAAAGAAAAATATTTTTTATTTTAATAACAAACCCTTTTTTAAAACTTATTTTACTTTTTTTTAGAAACTTACTTACACATTTATTCCATATAAGGGATGAAAATTTCTCAAAATAAATTTTTAATAAATCAGATTCTATTTTCTTAATAATTCCTTTGCAATCATCTTCAATGAGTTTTTTTACGATTTCCCTGTCCTCCTCTGAAGGAGCATAAGGAAGAAGCCTTTCAGGTTTATAAAAAAATTTTTTTACATACTTTTTAAATCTTTTTAAATTCTTTCTTCCTTCAGGAGAAAGCGATAGAAGGTGAACTTTTATTGCTTCTTTAATATTTCCCTTAATTAAAAGCGGAAAAAATAAAGAACTTGCATCCGAGGATAATCTCTGTATATCAAAATAATTTGGAAAACCTTTTTTACTCAAATCCTCGAGAATTTCAAAAATCTTACCAACCTCATTTTTTCTTAAATCCCTCAAGGTAATTTTGAAATTGTTTTTTTCAAGATCATATGAGTTTAATTCTTTATCAGAAAATCCTATAAGTTCAGCAGAAAAATTTTTAAATTTTACATAATTGGGCACGTTCCCCTTTGCAGAAAAATAAAAAATACTTATAGATTTTTTATCCTTTAAACCTAAAAAACTTATTTTTGCATTAAAGGTTTTTTCAAGAAGGTTTTTAAGATAAAAACTTTCAAGACCAATCTTTTTTGCTTTATAAACTTTATATAAACCTTTCTCCTTTAAAACACCTTTTTTTAAAACCTCCTCAACTACAAAATCCTCTAAAAAAGTTTTAAATTTCATTACTCGCAGATTATTTTTTTAATTTTAGTATCCTTATCCAATTT
Coding sequences within:
- a CDS encoding PH domain-containing protein — its product is MEWKVWLLKDNKLKGIFVIFLILLVSFLIFISYGSFFSLLSILILLFSINDFLFPIKYKIDDKKLIIQKIFWKREIDVKNIKRVEKITQGLFVSPYFIRNFLDNFRGMTLFTKEREKVYEFIERVRKINNT
- a CDS encoding aminotransferase class I/II-fold pyridoxal phosphate-dependent enzyme, with product MAKSRLNESLKKELLKLKEEGRLKGKEYIITGIKKPENGKGPRYFLKGFGNKEFIRMNSNSYLGMSLLEDIIKTEEENARKFGVGPGAVRFISGTFEPHRLLEKKLAEFHKREDCMIYSAAYVTVIGVLAALINADTIVLSDELNHNCIINAIRLSRPKDKLIYKHLDMKDLEEKVKGVLGKAKRLIIVTDGVFSMRGDFAPLKEIEDISNKYDEYFEENIIVVVDDSHGVGAFGDTGRGTEEYTGARCDILIGTLGKAFGVNGGYVVSDEVIINYLKEVAITYVYSNPITPAEAACALKVVEFLDSKEGKKRLEYLRELTKYFKENLLKLGYETILSSHPIVPLLIRDTWKTRDLVNYLIENGILATGLTYPIVPRGDETIRFQINADHTYYDIDYVLNVLEKYKREKF
- the truD gene encoding tRNA pseudouridine(13) synthase TruD, which encodes MKFKTFLEDFVVEEVLKKGVLKEKGLYKVYKAKKIGLESFYLKNLLEKTFNAKISFLGLKDKKSISIFYFSAKGNVPNYVKFKNFSAELIGFSDKELNSYDLEKNNFKITLRDLRKNEVGKIFEILEDLSKKGFPNYFDIQRLSSDASSLFFPLLIKGNIKEAIKVHLLSLSPEGRKNLKRFKKYVKKFFYKPERLLPYAPSEEDREIVKKLIEDDCKGIIKKIESDLLKIYFEKFSSLIWNKCVSKFLKKSKISFKKGFVIKIKNIFLFVPETINQEVKDILSEPIFPVPGTERIPSHPEFEEILIRELKKDNLSYPLKVPDFLENFSFRGYTRRLWVYPEDLNFNYDKEKLILSFSLPPGSYATILLKILMRKLNL
- a CDS encoding EamA family transporter, with the protein product MNYLILSIITLIAWGFWGFFSKFSTYYYRWYEYFIFSSIMSLFFSTFLFFLYRKDLNFRPEGLVYLLLALFSGTIGTVFFYLALTKGKASIIVPLTSLYPALTLILSRIFLKEELSLQGYIGIILAIFAILLLSKSS